The following proteins are co-located in the Gemmatimonadota bacterium genome:
- a CDS encoding tetratricopeptide repeat protein, with the protein MAASFYRTVLPLLAAAFLAHVPGCAASSLSVRFDVYRSPLLGLPGEEESIALLGFNGTDLALNNLTGFLFARALVSDSTLTAIEMRPVLRTLSRHPHEAGRIPDSLALIVGREINADITLVGDLERAYTEAYGEVKVFREEEAMEVGLGRTDIKIVNKSYIVPHIDQTAVMTATLRAYDVGSNELLGSFSVTETESYRTVLPDPVESPPEGAVSVEIVSPMLTEVIARRIVGRLMASIVREEIQVTRRLVPAGNRGGISAARDGNWSGAVAIWEGLVEVDPNNAEAWNNLAIAYERSGRLNDAAAAYRSALSSRPGDRTIQVNSRAFGLPEGH; encoded by the coding sequence ATGGCCGCTTCATTCTACAGGACGGTCCTGCCGCTCCTTGCCGCGGCATTCCTGGCGCATGTCCCCGGATGCGCGGCTTCTTCGCTCTCCGTCCGGTTCGATGTCTACCGATCGCCCCTGCTCGGCCTCCCCGGCGAAGAAGAATCGATCGCCCTGCTCGGTTTCAACGGCACCGACCTGGCCCTGAACAACCTGACCGGGTTCCTGTTCGCCCGCGCCCTCGTTTCGGATTCCACGCTGACGGCCATCGAAATGAGACCGGTGCTCCGGACGCTGTCCCGCCACCCTCACGAGGCCGGCCGGATCCCCGATTCTCTCGCGTTGATCGTTGGAAGGGAAATCAACGCCGATATCACGCTCGTCGGCGATCTCGAAAGGGCTTACACGGAAGCGTACGGGGAGGTAAAGGTCTTTCGGGAGGAGGAAGCCATGGAGGTAGGACTCGGACGAACCGATATCAAGATCGTAAACAAGTCCTATATCGTGCCGCATATCGATCAGACGGCGGTCATGACGGCTACGCTCAGGGCCTATGACGTCGGTTCGAACGAACTGCTCGGGAGCTTTTCCGTCACGGAAACCGAATCCTACCGCACGGTGCTGCCCGATCCCGTCGAGTCGCCGCCGGAGGGGGCCGTCTCCGTCGAGATCGTTTCGCCGATGCTGACCGAGGTGATCGCCAGGCGCATCGTGGGCCGCCTGATGGCCTCCATCGTCCGGGAGGAAATCCAGGTCACGCGGCGGCTGGTCCCTGCCGGGAATCGTGGGGGGATATCGGCGGCAAGGGATGGAAACTGGTCCGGGGCTGTGGCGATCTGGGAAGGCCTCGTGGAAGTGGACCCGAACAACGCGGAAGCGTGGAACAACCTGGCGATTGCCTACGAAAGGTCCGGCCGTCTGAATGATGCCGCGGCAGCCTACCGAAGCGCCCTCTCATCGAGGCCCGGCGACCGCACGATCCAGGTCAACAGCCGGGCATTCGGACTCCCAGAGGGCCACTAG
- a CDS encoding acetamidase, which yields MMVHHFEPAHYHTTMGSHEPALRVKDGDTVVTSTVDARGKDRTDKPVTPPGNPQTGPFHVEGAEPGDTLAVHLDRLTPNRPFGWTRPLVAPNVLDPDYVRETAGEIESRDDLCRWEVDLDRRTVTLVDPDDTRLGRMTLPLAPMTGCFGVAPDKGQAISTATSASHGGNMDYRGFVEGVTAYFPVFAPGALFHIGDGHAVQGDGEIVGTGVEISFDVRFTFRVLKGKQSAWPRGENAEYLFTAGNARPLDQCVQHATTEMLRWLQADYGLDPRAAHTLLGQCVEYDMGNVFDPAYTMVCKVRKDLLRGLDIDTRSVHDELAEA from the coding sequence ATCATGGTCCACCACTTCGAGCCCGCTCACTACCATACGACCATGGGTTCCCATGAACCCGCCCTGCGCGTGAAGGACGGGGATACCGTCGTCACGTCGACGGTCGACGCCCGGGGAAAGGACCGCACCGACAAGCCCGTGACGCCTCCGGGCAATCCACAGACGGGCCCCTTTCACGTCGAAGGCGCCGAACCGGGCGACACGCTCGCCGTACACCTGGACCGGCTCACGCCCAACCGCCCCTTCGGCTGGACCCGTCCGCTCGTGGCGCCCAATGTGCTCGATCCCGATTACGTGCGGGAGACCGCGGGGGAGATCGAAAGCCGGGACGACCTCTGCCGCTGGGAAGTCGATCTGGACCGGAGGACGGTCACGCTGGTCGATCCGGACGACACCCGGCTCGGACGGATGACCCTGCCCCTGGCGCCCATGACGGGATGTTTCGGCGTGGCGCCGGACAAGGGCCAGGCGATCTCGACGGCCACGTCCGCCAGCCACGGGGGGAACATGGACTACCGGGGATTCGTGGAAGGCGTCACCGCGTACTTCCCCGTGTTCGCGCCCGGCGCCCTGTTCCACATCGGCGACGGCCACGCGGTGCAGGGTGACGGAGAGATCGTCGGCACGGGCGTCGAGATCTCCTTCGACGTGCGATTCACCTTCAGGGTGCTCAAGGGAAAGCAAAGCGCCTGGCCCCGCGGCGAGAACGCGGAATACCTTTTCACGGCGGGCAACGCCCGGCCCCTCGACCAGTGCGTCCAGCACGCGACCACCGAAATGCTGCGCTGGCTGCAGGCCGACTACGGTCTCGATCCCAGGGCGGCGCACACGCTGCTCGGACAGTGCGTCGAATACGACATGGGGAATGTGTTCGATCCCGCCTATACCATGGTGTGCAAGGTCAGGAAAGACCTGCTTCGCGGCCTGGACATCGACACCCGGTCGGTACACGACGAACTCGCGGAAGCCTGA
- the recJ gene encoding single-stranded-DNA-specific exonuclease RecJ encodes MNSRWVLLDEHPQVPQMMELINVPRVIAQILLNRGVSTFDDARYFLKPTLEDLHSPFLMADMDLAVERIHDAIQGGEHIMVFGDYDVDGTTATTLLYLTIKLLTDRISSYIPNRMTDGYGLSIEGLEEARSRGVTLILAVDCGITANAEVEQAREMGIDVVIIDHHVPGDTLPNSVAILNPKRDDCEYPFKELCGVGLAYKVAQALAEHVGLPENTVYTHMDLVALGTTADIVPLRDENRVLTKYGLDMMQQTHKSGLQALLDVAGLREKELSTGHMLFLLAPRINAAGRMGDATRVVDLLITEDQTKAAQLAEELNVENKRRRKEDTLTFEAARDLVEKDPVLRESKGLVLASDTWHPGIIGIVASRMVEAFNRPVVMISTAGEKGRGSARTVGDFHLYNAIKECSDLLIQFGGHHHAAGLSIEKDRIDEFRQRFNDVVAARATPADFIPKLEIDSEIELDEVTPRMVKLMKMIGPFGPANHHPVLVSRNLSVVGKLRTIGMEKKHLRFRVRQKGRTMDAIGFGMAHFADRLNDSRDRLDLAYTLEENTFRGETSLQMRIKDIQLGTV; translated from the coding sequence ATGAACAGCCGCTGGGTCCTACTAGACGAACATCCCCAGGTTCCCCAGATGATGGAGCTGATCAACGTCCCGCGCGTGATCGCGCAGATCCTGCTCAACCGGGGCGTTTCGACTTTTGACGACGCCCGTTATTTCCTGAAGCCCACCCTTGAAGACCTGCACAGCCCCTTTCTCATGGCGGACATGGATCTGGCCGTGGAACGGATTCACGACGCCATCCAGGGCGGGGAACACATCATGGTCTTCGGCGATTACGACGTGGACGGCACGACGGCGACCACGCTGCTGTACCTGACCATCAAGTTGCTGACGGACCGGATCTCCTCCTACATACCCAACCGCATGACCGACGGTTACGGACTGTCCATCGAAGGCCTGGAGGAAGCCAGGAGCCGCGGCGTCACGCTGATCCTGGCCGTCGACTGCGGGATTACCGCGAACGCCGAAGTGGAACAGGCACGTGAAATGGGCATCGACGTCGTCATCATCGATCACCATGTGCCGGGCGATACCCTTCCGAACAGCGTGGCCATTCTGAATCCCAAGCGGGACGACTGCGAATACCCCTTCAAGGAGCTCTGCGGCGTCGGCCTGGCGTACAAAGTGGCACAGGCGCTGGCCGAACACGTGGGACTGCCGGAAAACACGGTGTATACGCACATGGACCTCGTGGCCCTGGGTACCACGGCGGACATCGTCCCCCTGCGCGACGAGAACCGGGTGCTGACCAAGTACGGCCTGGACATGATGCAGCAGACGCACAAATCGGGCCTGCAGGCCCTGCTGGACGTCGCGGGGCTGCGGGAGAAGGAACTGTCCACGGGCCACATGCTCTTCCTGCTGGCGCCCCGGATAAACGCCGCCGGCCGCATGGGCGACGCCACGCGCGTGGTCGATCTCCTGATCACCGAAGACCAGACAAAAGCGGCGCAACTGGCCGAAGAGCTGAACGTGGAGAACAAGCGGCGGCGCAAGGAGGATACGCTCACCTTCGAAGCCGCCCGGGACCTCGTGGAGAAGGACCCGGTCCTCAGGGAGTCGAAAGGCCTCGTGCTCGCTTCGGACACCTGGCACCCCGGCATCATCGGCATCGTGGCGTCCCGCATGGTGGAGGCTTTCAACCGGCCGGTCGTGATGATCTCGACCGCGGGGGAGAAGGGCCGCGGCTCGGCGCGGACCGTGGGCGATTTCCACCTGTACAACGCCATCAAGGAATGCTCCGACCTGCTGATCCAGTTCGGCGGCCACCACCACGCGGCGGGCCTGTCCATCGAAAAGGACCGCATCGACGAATTCCGGCAGCGTTTCAACGACGTGGTCGCGGCGCGCGCGACGCCGGCCGATTTCATCCCCAAGCTCGAAATCGACTCGGAAATCGAACTCGACGAGGTGACCCCGCGCATGGTCAAGCTGATGAAGATGATCGGGCCCTTCGGTCCGGCGAACCACCACCCCGTACTTGTGTCCCGCAACCTGAGCGTCGTCGGAAAACTCCGGACCATCGGGATGGAAAAGAAACATCTGAGGTTCAGGGTCAGGCAGAAAGGCCGCACCATGGACGCGATCGGTTTCGGCATGGCGCATTTCGCCGATCGCCTGAACGACAGCCGGGACCGCCTGGACCTGGCCTACACCCTCGAGGAAAACACCTTTCGGGGCGAAACCAGCCTCCAGATGAGAATAAAAGACATACAACTCGGCACGGTATAG
- a CDS encoding ubiquinol-cytochrome c reductase iron-sulfur subunit — translation MSSSQKPPGPAAPGEKSGKTPGKTPGKTRPDPVRRRRFLQRCLGALGGIGSLMAVYPLIRYIEPPPEAEGANRVEIDRASLPPGTSRTVIYRGRPTIVVNTSDGFIAYNAVCPHLGCVVKWEVGTQNLICPCHGGVFGTDGSVLGGPIPGPLSAVELSVTEDKIIVGV, via the coding sequence ATGTCCTCGTCTCAGAAGCCGCCCGGGCCTGCCGCACCCGGCGAGAAGTCCGGCAAGACCCCCGGTAAGACCCCCGGGAAGACGCGTCCCGACCCGGTCCGCCGCCGCCGATTCCTGCAGAGATGCCTCGGCGCGCTGGGCGGCATCGGCTCCCTGATGGCCGTCTATCCGCTCATCCGTTACATCGAACCACCCCCCGAAGCCGAAGGCGCCAACCGGGTCGAAATCGACCGCGCGTCCCTGCCTCCCGGCACGTCCAGGACGGTGATCTACCGGGGCCGGCCGACCATCGTGGTCAACACCTCCGACGGTTTCATCGCCTACAACGCCGTTTGTCCCCACCTGGGTTGCGTCGTCAAGTGGGAGGTGGGTACGCAGAACCTGATCTGTCCCTGTCACGGCGGGGTTTTCGGCACGGACGGCAGCGTCCTGGGCGGCCCGATACCCGGCCCCCTGTCCGCGGTCGAACTGTCCGTCACCGAGGACAAGATCATCGTCGGCGTGTAA
- a CDS encoding Gfo/Idh/MocA family oxidoreductase, which produces MNEKTTAGVIGLGLGRAHLAGYLADERVEVVGLADLDVGLAERTASEHGVPHAFSAYRDLLALGPDLVSVCLPNFLHAPVTIDGLDAGVHVLCEKPMALNAAQARDMAAAARRNGRYLMIALNNRFRAETQILKKLVEQDVLGEIYYAKTGWLRRSGIPGAGTWFTRKAQAGGGPLIDLGVHMIDLTRWLMGNPRPVSVVGATYARLSDSVEGVFDVEDLAAAFIRFEGDATLVAETSWASHVPSEGSYVKLMGTRGGAEITGNDLTVYTDLHGEQVDITPAYAPREWSDCIAAEIAHFVDCIRAGRTPMSTGEQGVEIMQILDGVYESAAGNRMVRID; this is translated from the coding sequence ATGAACGAGAAAACGACCGCCGGCGTGATCGGACTGGGGCTGGGACGGGCCCATCTCGCCGGTTATCTCGCGGACGAACGGGTGGAAGTCGTCGGGCTGGCCGACCTGGACGTGGGGCTGGCCGAGCGGACCGCGTCGGAACACGGCGTGCCTCACGCGTTTTCCGCCTACCGGGACCTGCTCGCCCTCGGCCCCGATCTCGTCAGCGTCTGCCTTCCGAATTTCCTGCACGCGCCCGTGACCATCGACGGCCTGGACGCCGGCGTCCACGTGCTGTGCGAGAAGCCCATGGCGCTGAACGCGGCCCAGGCGCGCGACATGGCCGCCGCCGCCCGGCGCAACGGCCGCTACCTCATGATCGCCCTGAACAACCGGTTCCGCGCCGAGACGCAGATCCTGAAGAAGCTGGTCGAGCAGGACGTACTGGGCGAGATCTACTACGCGAAGACCGGGTGGTTGAGGCGAAGCGGCATACCGGGCGCCGGGACCTGGTTTACGCGCAAGGCCCAGGCCGGCGGCGGGCCCTTGATCGACCTGGGCGTCCACATGATCGATCTGACGCGCTGGCTCATGGGCAATCCGCGGCCCGTGTCCGTGGTGGGCGCCACCTACGCCCGGCTGAGCGATTCGGTGGAAGGCGTCTTCGACGTGGAAGACCTCGCCGCGGCATTCATCCGGTTCGAGGGCGATGCCACGCTCGTCGCGGAGACGAGCTGGGCCTCCCACGTGCCTTCGGAAGGCTCCTACGTCAAGCTCATGGGCACCCGGGGCGGCGCCGAGATCACGGGCAACGATTTAACCGTCTATACCGACCTGCACGGCGAACAGGTGGATATCACGCCCGCCTACGCGCCGCGGGAATGGTCGGACTGCATCGCGGCCGAGATCGCCCATTTCGTGGACTGCATCCGGGCCGGTCGAACGCCCATGTCTACGGGCGAGCAGGGCGTCGAGATCATGCAGATCCTGGATGGTGTCTACGAATCGGCCGCGGGCAACCGGATGGTCCGGATCGACTAG
- a CDS encoding PIG-L family deacetylase yields the protein MHTRFLLCLLLAFFAPPVAATTAVTAGDIRPVPDGKGTSTLAQAVLRLPVVASMLHTGAHPDDENSALVAYVSRGLHARTAYLSLNRGEGGQNLIGPELYDAIGVIRTEELLTARRFDGAEQFFTRTYDFGFSKSAEETLEYWNHDEMLLSDVVRVIRRFRPDVIVSVFADSPRDGHGHHQAAGRITREAFFVAADPERFPEHLRDGLRPWQARKLYINNTRASFDSIDSLVVDVGAYSPVLDRSYRELGLAGRSMHRSQDMGTLQPKGPATTKIKLVAREGMADADGDAHLFDGLDTTFMRFHAMAGPDAGKIPGLAGRLERMDALAREAVDAYRPLDPPAVLDPVLEGLRMIRALRSDLEQGGLPAGVLADMLFLLDQKEEDFANAAVLALGMAFEVLTSDDRVVPGNLLGVHLVLLNRSARSVRVTNLALDVPEGWTAAPDPVPARPARQTEDIGYNESFAENWRVEVPPDAGLTRPYWHRHSLNDPRVVVDDTALIGLPWRPQPVIGRARFLVDGVEIEIRRPAQYRFADRAFGEIRRELQVVPALSVTMDPQVVVAPSGRESPLRFSVSVISNVDGGIEGGLSLEAPEGWEVSPGEVPLSFSGRGQAATYNYSVVPARDARDGAYDVRVVAKAGGNEYREGYEVIAYPHIEPRHLYRGSASVVQVAPVDLPDDLRVGYIMGSGDQVPLVLEQMGLQVRLLTGEDLATADLDAFDLIIAGIRAYEVREDLIAVNQRLLDYVEDGGVYIVQYNKYAFNLDQYGPFPFQINRPHDRVTREDAPVDILVPDHPVFNRPNRITDADFEGWVQERGLYFQGEWDPRYTPLMASQDPGEPPRGGGLLEARYGKGRYIYTGYAWFRQLPAGVPGAVRLFANLIGLAAENRAR from the coding sequence ATGCACACTCGATTTCTCCTCTGTCTCCTGCTCGCTTTCTTCGCGCCGCCCGTCGCGGCTACCACGGCCGTCACGGCCGGCGACATCCGTCCGGTGCCCGACGGCAAGGGGACGTCCACCCTGGCCCAGGCCGTGCTTCGCCTGCCCGTCGTGGCCAGCATGCTGCACACCGGCGCCCATCCCGACGACGAGAACAGCGCCCTGGTCGCCTACGTGAGCCGCGGGTTGCACGCCCGTACCGCCTACCTTTCCCTTAACCGCGGCGAAGGCGGACAGAACCTCATCGGCCCCGAGCTCTACGACGCCATCGGCGTGATCCGGACGGAAGAGCTGCTGACAGCCCGGCGTTTCGACGGCGCGGAGCAGTTCTTTACGCGGACGTACGACTTCGGGTTTTCCAAGTCGGCCGAGGAAACCCTGGAATACTGGAATCACGATGAAATGCTGCTTTCGGACGTGGTGCGCGTCATCCGCCGCTTTCGTCCCGACGTGATCGTATCCGTATTCGCCGATTCTCCCCGCGACGGCCACGGGCATCACCAGGCCGCCGGGAGGATCACCCGCGAAGCCTTTTTCGTCGCGGCCGATCCGGAACGCTTTCCCGAACACCTGCGGGACGGCCTGCGTCCCTGGCAGGCCCGCAAGCTGTACATCAACAACACGCGGGCTTCTTTCGACAGCATCGACTCCCTGGTGGTGGACGTAGGCGCCTACAGTCCCGTGCTGGACCGGTCGTACCGCGAACTCGGCCTGGCGGGCCGCAGCATGCACCGCTCCCAGGACATGGGGACCCTGCAGCCGAAGGGTCCGGCGACCACGAAGATCAAGCTGGTCGCGCGTGAGGGCATGGCGGACGCGGACGGAGACGCCCACCTGTTCGACGGCCTGGACACAACTTTCATGCGGTTCCATGCCATGGCCGGACCGGACGCCGGGAAGATCCCCGGACTCGCCGGCCGGCTAGAGCGGATGGACGCGTTGGCCCGCGAGGCCGTGGACGCCTACCGGCCGCTGGACCCTCCCGCCGTGCTGGACCCCGTGCTGGAGGGCCTGCGGATGATCCGGGCGCTGCGGAGCGACCTTGAACAGGGCGGCCTGCCGGCCGGCGTCCTCGCGGATATGCTCTTTCTGCTCGATCAGAAGGAGGAAGACTTCGCCAATGCGGCGGTCCTGGCCCTCGGCATGGCCTTCGAAGTGCTCACCAGCGACGACCGGGTCGTCCCGGGCAACCTGCTCGGCGTCCATTTGGTGTTGCTGAACCGCAGTGCGCGGTCCGTCCGCGTCACCAACCTGGCGCTGGACGTTCCGGAGGGTTGGACCGCGGCTCCCGATCCGGTCCCGGCCAGACCGGCCAGGCAGACCGAAGACATCGGCTACAACGAAAGCTTTGCGGAAAACTGGCGGGTCGAAGTACCGCCCGACGCCGGCCTCACCCGGCCCTACTGGCACCGCCACTCCCTGAATGACCCGAGGGTCGTGGTGGACGACACGGCATTGATCGGGCTCCCCTGGCGCCCGCAGCCCGTAATCGGACGGGCCCGGTTTCTCGTGGACGGCGTCGAGATCGAAATCCGCCGGCCCGCGCAGTACCGCTTCGCCGACCGGGCCTTCGGAGAAATCCGCCGCGAACTCCAGGTCGTGCCCGCGCTGTCGGTCACCATGGACCCGCAGGTGGTGGTCGCCCCGTCGGGACGGGAAAGCCCCCTGCGGTTCAGCGTGTCCGTGATCAGCAACGTGGACGGCGGGATCGAAGGCGGATTGTCCCTCGAGGCGCCGGAAGGGTGGGAAGTCTCGCCCGGAGAAGTACCCCTGTCGTTCTCGGGAAGAGGACAGGCCGCCACGTACAATTACTCGGTAGTCCCGGCACGGGACGCCCGGGACGGGGCTTACGATGTGCGGGTGGTGGCCAAGGCCGGCGGGAACGAATACCGCGAAGGATACGAGGTGATCGCCTATCCCCATATCGAACCGAGGCACCTGTACCGCGGTTCGGCATCCGTCGTGCAGGTGGCCCCGGTCGATCTGCCGGACGATCTGCGGGTGGGTTACATCATGGGATCGGGCGACCAGGTCCCGCTCGTGCTGGAGCAGATGGGCCTGCAGGTGCGGTTGCTGACGGGGGAAGACCTAGCTACGGCCGACCTGGACGCCTTCGACCTGATCATCGCGGGCATCCGCGCCTACGAGGTCCGCGAGGATCTCATTGCCGTGAACCAGCGGCTCCTGGACTACGTGGAGGACGGGGGCGTCTATATCGTGCAGTATAACAAGTACGCCTTCAACCTCGACCAGTACGGACCCTTCCCCTTCCAGATCAACCGCCCCCATGACCGGGTGACCCGGGAGGACGCGCCGGTGGACATCCTGGTACCGGATCATCCCGTCTTCAACCGGCCCAACCGGATCACCGACGCGGACTTCGAAGGGTGGGTGCAGGAACGCGGCCTGTACTTCCAGGGCGAATGGGACCCCCGCTACACGCCGCTCATGGCCTCGCAGGACCCGGGTGAGCCGCCCAGGGGCGGCGGGCTTCTGGAAGCCCGTTACGGCAAGGGGCGCTATATCTACACGGGCTACGCGTGGTTCCGGCAGCTTCCCGCGGGCGTGCCGGGCGCCGTGCGGCTCTTCGCCAACCTGATCGGCCTGGCGGCCGAAAACCGGGCCCGATAG
- a CDS encoding branched-chain amino acid transaminase: MGKKTKMWGEDHSKYIWLDGEQIPWDQGTVHVTQGHIFAHAIFEGIRAYWNDDREKLFVFRFKEHLDRLYRSIKLMRMETPYTLEDVWNGSLELCRVHGYREDVYIFPTVYFSPDVYLNKMAGPAHVYVHTFAYGSNLRRKDGARCSVSSWTRISDNTLPARIKCWANYRNSAIAWTDATLKGFDETIMLNNRGKVCEAPGACLMMIQDGVLITPPVTADILVSVTRDTILRIGRDALEMPVVEREIDRTELYTADEVFLCGTGAEVTPVASIDNYDIGDGSIGPCTQQFREAYNGLIRGIDERFPEWRTDVPLQPA; this comes from the coding sequence ATGGGCAAGAAGACGAAAATGTGGGGCGAGGATCATTCAAAATACATCTGGCTGGACGGGGAACAGATCCCCTGGGACCAGGGTACGGTGCATGTCACGCAGGGACATATATTCGCCCACGCCATTTTCGAGGGGATCCGGGCCTACTGGAACGACGACCGGGAGAAACTCTTCGTCTTCCGTTTCAAGGAACACCTGGATCGCCTGTACCGGTCGATCAAGTTGATGCGCATGGAAACGCCTTACACGCTGGAGGACGTGTGGAACGGCTCCCTCGAACTGTGCCGGGTCCACGGGTACCGGGAGGACGTCTACATATTCCCGACCGTGTACTTCTCGCCGGACGTGTATCTCAACAAGATGGCGGGTCCGGCCCACGTCTACGTCCACACCTTTGCCTACGGCTCCAACCTGCGCAGAAAGGACGGCGCCCGGTGCTCGGTCAGCTCCTGGACGCGCATTTCGGACAACACGCTCCCGGCCCGCATCAAGTGCTGGGCCAACTACCGCAACAGCGCCATCGCGTGGACCGACGCCACACTCAAGGGCTTCGACGAAACCATCATGCTGAACAACCGCGGCAAGGTCTGCGAAGCGCCCGGCGCCTGCCTGATGATGATCCAGGACGGCGTCCTCATCACGCCGCCGGTGACGGCCGATATCCTGGTGAGCGTCACCCGGGATACCATATTGAGGATCGGACGGGACGCACTTGAGATGCCGGTCGTGGAGCGGGAGATCGACCGCACGGAACTGTATACGGCCGACGAGGTTTTCCTGTGCGGAACGGGCGCGGAAGTCACGCCGGTCGCATCGATCGACAATTACGACATCGGGGACGGATCCATTGGTCCGTGCACGCAGCAGTTCCGTGAGGCCTACAACGGTCTCATCCGGGGGATCGACGAACGCTTCCCCGAGTGGCGCACCGACGTGCCGCTGCAGCCCGCGTAG
- a CDS encoding SDR family oxidoreductase produces MNRLEGQVAWITGAGSGIGRGIALALAREGADVILSSRRREPLATVAREVEAAGRRAVIAPTDVTDRDQIDTAIAPAVDQLGPVSILVNNAGVNTPLRTATEMSLEDWDRVVDINLTGAFNCFRAVYEPMKARGEGTVINVASMAGRQVSLLGGAAYCASKHGMVSLTHSINLEAAEFGLRASAILPGEVKTPILKNRPQPVSEKRLSLMLTPEDIADTVVFVLCQPARVVIPEMWVMPAYQVSAQPLP; encoded by the coding sequence ATGAACAGACTTGAGGGACAGGTGGCCTGGATCACCGGCGCGGGATCCGGCATCGGACGCGGCATCGCGCTGGCCCTGGCCCGGGAAGGCGCGGACGTGATCCTTTCCAGCCGGCGGCGCGAGCCCCTTGCAACCGTCGCCAGAGAGGTGGAGGCCGCGGGGCGGCGTGCGGTTATCGCCCCCACGGACGTGACCGACCGGGATCAGATCGACACGGCGATTGCCCCAGCCGTCGATCAATTGGGCCCCGTATCGATCCTGGTGAACAACGCGGGCGTCAATACGCCCCTGCGCACGGCAACCGAAATGTCGCTGGAAGACTGGGACCGCGTGGTGGACATCAATCTCACGGGCGCGTTCAACTGTTTCCGCGCGGTATACGAACCCATGAAGGCACGGGGTGAAGGCACCGTCATCAATGTCGCGTCCATGGCCGGACGCCAGGTGTCCCTCCTCGGCGGAGCCGCCTACTGCGCGTCCAAGCACGGCATGGTGTCGCTGACCCATTCGATCAACCTGGAAGCTGCCGAATTCGGGCTCCGCGCCAGCGCCATCCTGCCCGGCGAGGTGAAGACGCCCATCCTCAAGAACCGTCCCCAACCCGTGTCGGAGAAGCGCCTGTCCCTGATGCTCACTCCCGAAGACATCGCGGACACCGTTGTATTCGTGCTATGCCAGCCCGCCCGCGTGGTCATACCCGAAATGTGGGTCATGCCCGCCTACCAGGTATCGGCCCAGCCGCTTCCCTGA
- a CDS encoding cytochrome bc complex cytochrome b subunit translates to MIRRLSNEVYNWLDDRTEISVIIDFCRRQLTKPVPRHLNWLFSFGTVTLMFFLSQAVSGVFLMIYYEASADTAYESVKYIMEQVRFGWLMRQVHTYGANFMIAFLLLHSVRVFFYGGYKKPRELTWLFGFGLLVVTLGFGFTGYLLPWDQLSYWGTTVGTEIAAATPLIGEYLLILMRGGEIISDVTLTRFFVLHVVLLPWAFIALVTVHLVLIRYKGISPLEGTDVPEKTPEELTKAGGKPFYPQHVMKEAIVVLLVLASMIFMIIYYPLPLHEKADPFNTPVGVKPEWYFLSSYQALKYLPKTIGIIGSGLVVLAICLLPFWDRTPARTPARRPLATSLGILFIVLNIALALLGKISETEMTFMGTRYHFDIYGWPHAIGTVEEPAVLPDTGGEGTE, encoded by the coding sequence ATGATCAGACGCCTGTCCAACGAGGTGTACAACTGGCTCGATGATCGTACGGAAATCTCGGTCATCATCGATTTCTGCCGCCGCCAGCTGACCAAGCCCGTGCCCCGCCATCTCAACTGGCTGTTCTCCTTCGGAACGGTCACCCTGATGTTCTTCCTTTCCCAGGCCGTCTCGGGCGTCTTCCTGATGATCTACTACGAGGCGTCGGCCGATACGGCCTACGAGAGCGTGAAGTACATCATGGAGCAGGTGCGCTTCGGCTGGCTCATGCGGCAGGTGCATACCTACGGCGCCAATTTCATGATCGCCTTCCTGCTGCTGCACTCGGTCCGCGTGTTCTTCTACGGCGGTTACAAGAAACCCCGGGAGCTTACCTGGCTCTTCGGGTTCGGCCTGCTGGTCGTGACCCTGGGCTTCGGCTTTACGGGCTATCTCCTGCCCTGGGACCAGCTTTCCTACTGGGGCACGACGGTGGGTACGGAGATCGCCGCCGCGACTCCGCTCATCGGGGAGTATCTGCTGATTCTCATGCGGGGCGGCGAAATCATCTCCGACGTGACCCTTACCCGCTTCTTCGTGCTGCACGTGGTGCTGCTGCCGTGGGCCTTCATCGCCCTGGTGACCGTGCACCTGGTCCTCATACGCTACAAGGGCATCTCGCCGCTCGAAGGAACGGACGTGCCGGAGAAGACGCCGGAAGAACTGACGAAAGCCGGCGGCAAGCCTTTCTATCCTCAGCACGTGATGAAAGAAGCCATCGTGGTCCTGCTGGTCCTGGCGTCGATGATCTTCATGATCATATACTACCCCCTGCCGCTCCACGAAAAGGCCGATCCCTTCAACACGCCGGTGGGCGTCAAGCCGGAATGGTATTTCCTATCCTCCTACCAGGCGCTGAAATACCTCCCGAAAACCATCGGCATCATCGGGTCCGGCCTGGTGGTCCTGGCCATCTGCCTGCTGCCCTTCTGGGACCGGACGCCGGCCCGCACGCCCGCACGGCGACCCCTCGCGACGTCCCTCGGCATCCTGTTCATCGTGCTGAACATCGCCCTCGCCCTGCTTGGCAAGATCTCGGAAACGGAGATGACCTTCATGGGCACGAGGTATCATTTCGACATCTACGGCTGGCCCCATGCCATCGGGACGGTCGAGGAACCGGCTGTCCTGCCGGACACGGGCGGCGAGGGAACCGAATGA